A DNA window from Naumovozyma dairenensis CBS 421 chromosome 10, complete genome contains the following coding sequences:
- the GRX8 gene encoding glutathione-disulfide reductase GRX8 (similar to Saccharomyces cerevisiae YLR364W; ancestral locus Anc_4.211): MAAQEYITKAKELIDSNKYFQFSANWCKDCVYTLSVWDKYNIRSKFKIFDIGDLSKEEQTEWRNAFEEVTGIRNLPTIIVDGEVWGTETKLHELEDMNQLEFELKRLGLVQHS; the protein is encoded by the coding sequence ATGGCCGCTCAAGAATACATTACCAAGGCTAAAGAGTTAATTGATTCCAACAAATATTTCCAGTTCTCTGCTAATTGGTGTAAAGACTGTGTCTATACATTATCTGTATGGGATAAATATAACATTAGGAGtaaattcaaaatctttGACATTGGTGATTTATCCAAAGAGGAACAAACGGAATGGAGAAATGCCTTTGAAGAAGTTACTGGTATTAGAAATTTGCCTACCATAATCGTTGATGGAGAAGTTTGGGGGACAGAGACTAAATTGCATGAATTGGAAGACATGAATCAATTagaatttgaattgaagAGATTAGGTTTGGTACAACATTCttaa
- the SSQ1 gene encoding Hsp70 family ATPase SSQ1 (similar to Saccharomyces cerevisiae SSQ1 (YLR369W); ancestral locus Anc_4.217), with amino-acid sequence MLRRFTTTTNHNRIARLCISTLKRTISSKVIGIDLGTTNSAVAYIRDANDKKSAVIIESDQGQRTTPSIVAFSRNSSNKTSTGDEYEYSSIVGTLAKRQAIINPENTFFATKRLIGRSFNDEEVQRDIKLMPYKICNVDGKAYLKLSNSNEVKSPSEIASILLKYLKNCSESYLNEPIDKAVITVPAYFNDSQRQATKDAGKLAGLKVLRVVNEPTAAALSFGMDDIKKNSGIIAVYDLGGGTFDISILDIEDGVFEVRATNGDTHLGGEDFDAIIVNHLLDQFIKSNSELDRELICANREIMQRLREAAEKCKIELSHVHETTIKLPFLYDDKHLNITLKESELDGMTLHLINKTIEPVKRALKDSDIEPDDVDDVILVGGMTRMPKIRKTVENLFGKKPNITVNPDETVALGAAIQGGILSGEIKNVLLLDVTPLTLGIETFGGAFAPLIPRNTTVPVTKTEVFSTGVDGQTGVDIKVYQGERGLVRDNKLIGDFKLTGIPPMLKGIPQIFVTFDIDADGIIDVSASEKSSGKEQSITVVPKSGLTEDEINKLIEEANANRSNDNLIRQRLELITKADIMISDTELSFAKYKGLISKDDQYESIVNELKELRFMINKFKENENDLSIDVNIIKKSTDSLQNKAFKLFERVTKAQAAADQKESKK; translated from the coding sequence ATGTTGAGAAGGTTTACCACAACAACCAATCACAATCGTATAGCAAGATTATGCATATCTACATTGAAAAGaacaatttcatcaaagGTAATAGGAATCGACTTAGGTACAACAAATAGTGCAGTAGCATACATTCGAGACGCCAACGATAAGAAATCTGCTGTTATAATTGAATCTGACCAAGGTCAACGTACCACCCCGTCAATTGTAGCATTCTCCCGAAACAGTAGTAACAAAACGAGCACAGGTGATGAGTATGAGTATTCAAGCATTGTGGGTACATTAGCTAAGAGACAAGCTATAATTAATCCAGAAAATACATTCTTCGCTACAAAGAGACTCATTGGTAGatcatttaatgatgaagaagtaCAACGAGATATTAAATTGATGCCGTATAAGATTTGTAATGTTGATGGGAAGGCGTATTTGAAACTTTCAAACTCGAATGAGGTGAAATCCCCCAGTGAGATTGCATCAATAttgttgaaatatttgaagaattgtTCTGAAtcttatttaaatgaaCCCATTGATAAAGCTGTCATTACTGTCCCGGcatattttaatgattcaCAAAGACAAGCCACTAAGGATGCTGGTAAATTAGCTGGATTGAAAGTGTTAAGAGTCGTTAATGAACCTACAGCTGCTGCGTTAAGTTTTGGAATGGATGATATTAAGAAGAATTCTGGGATCATTGCAGTTTATGACTTAGGTGGTGGGACTTTTGATATCTCCATATTAGATATCGAAGATGGTGTTTTTGAGGTGAGAGCAACCAATGGTGATACTCATTTAGGTGGTGAAGATTTTGATGCTATTATAGTTAACCATCTATTAGATCAATTTATCAAGAGTAATTCAGAGCTAGACCGTGAATTGATATGTGCAAATAGAGAAATAATGCAACGACTCAGGGAGGCTGCCGAAAAATGTAAGATTGAATTATCTCATGTTCATGAAACTACTATCAAATTACCCTTTCTCTATGATGATAAGCATTTAAATATTACGTTGAAGGAATCTGAATTAGACGGCATGACGTTacatttaattaataaGACCATTGAACCAGTGAAGAGGGCATTAAAGGATTCTGATATTGAACCAGATGATGTGGACGATGTGATACTTGTTGGGGGAATGACACGAATGCCCAAGATTAGGAAAACtgttgaaaatttatttggTAAGAAACCAAATATTACTGTTAATCCTGATGAAACTGTTGCTCTGGGGGCTGCTATTCAAGGTGGGATTCTATCGGGGGAAATCAAAAATGTCTTACTATTAGATGTGACACCATTAACTTTAGGTATTGAAACTTTTGGAGGTGCATTTGCACCATTAATTCCAAGAAATACTACTGTTCCTGTGACTAAGACAGAAGTGTTTAGTACAGGTGTCGATGGACAAACTGGTGTAGATATTAAAGTTTATCAAGGTGAACGTGGTCTGGTACgtgataataaattaattggAGATTTTAAATTGACAGGAATTCCACCTATGCTTAAAGGTATTCCACAAATTTTTGTAAcatttgatattgatgcAGATGGTATTATTGATGTTTCTGCCTCTGAGAAAAGTAGTGGTAAAGAACAATCTATTACAGTGGTACCTAAATCAGGTCTTACTGAGGATGagattaataaattaattgaagaagcCAATGCTAATAGaagtaatgataatttaattaGACAAAGATTAGAATTAATTACTAAAGCTGATATTATGATTAGTGACACAGAATTATCATTTGCGAAATATAAAGGACTAATCTCTAAAGATGATCAATATGAATCCATTGtgaatgaattgaaagaattgcGTTTTAtgattaataaatttaaggAAAACGAAAATGATTTATCGATTGatgttaatattatcaagaaatcAACAGATTCCTTACAGAATAAAgcatttaaattatttgaacGTGTGACTAAAGCACAAGCAGCTGCAGATCAGAAGGaatcaaagaaatag
- the ARC18 gene encoding Arc18p (similar to Saccharomyces cerevisiae ARC18 (YLR370C); ancestral locus Anc_4.218), whose translation MKAYHSTFPVDPQNDRMIGNFALLPLNSKFRGPAYPANSDYDIIDECLDLFRANSFFKNFEIKGPADRVLIYGILFINDCLSNLKLVTSYNEAIKTLTNVALDNFSIPGTPGFPLNNVYSIPLENHNDVELLKSYIQQFRQELAMRLIERVYKDSKDQPSKFWLAFTRRRFMNKSL comes from the coding sequence aTGAAGGCATACCATTCCACTTTCCCAGTTGACCCACAAAATGATAGAATGATCGGTAATTTTGCTCTATTACCattaaattccaaatttagAGGCCCAGCGTATCCAGCAAATTCTGATTACGATATAATTGATGAATGTTTAGACCTTTTCCGTGCAAATTCATTCTTTAAGAATTTCGAAATTAAAGGCCCCGCTGATCGTGTTCTTATCTACGGTATTCTTTTTATCAATGATTGTCTttctaatttgaaattagtCACCTCGTATAATGAAGCTATTAAGACTTTAACAAATGTGGCATTGGATAATTTTAGTATACCGGGTACACCTGGTTTCCCATTAAATAATGTCTATTCAATCCCTTTGGAAAATCATAATGACGTAGAACTATTGAAATCTTATATCCAACAATTCCGTCAAGAATTGGCCATGAGATTGATTGAAAGAGTTTATAAAGATTCAAAAGATCAACCTTCCAAATTTTGGTTGGCTTTCACTAGAAGAAGATTCATGAATAAATCTTTGTGA